In Ignavibacteriota bacterium, one genomic interval encodes:
- a CDS encoding phosphoribosylaminoimidazolesuccinocarboxamide synthase — MIVNQTNFEDVKLFKRGKVRDVYDLGDKYLIVSTDRLSAFDVIMQEGIPSKGRILTQISEFWFDYTKQIVPNHLISTDLSDFPPILTKYREILNGRSMLVKKAELIPLECIVRGYISGSGWNEYKKNGTICGIKLPENLVESEKLPEPIFTPSTKADIGDHDENISEEKAKEIVGENVFNTLKNITLEIYKAAADYAFKRGIILADTKMEFGFYNNEIILIDELLTPDSSRFWPKELYQKGKGQASFDKQYVRDYLISVNFNKKPPAPNLPENVILNTSKKYQEAFELLTGERNS, encoded by the coding sequence ATGATTGTTAATCAAACAAATTTTGAAGATGTTAAATTATTCAAAAGAGGGAAAGTTCGCGACGTTTATGATCTGGGAGATAAATATTTAATAGTTTCTACAGATAGATTATCTGCATTTGATGTTATAATGCAGGAAGGAATTCCTTCTAAAGGAAGAATTCTTACTCAAATTTCCGAATTCTGGTTTGATTACACAAAACAAATAGTGCCAAATCATTTAATTTCTACGGATCTATCTGATTTTCCTCCGATTCTAACTAAATATCGTGAAATTTTAAATGGAAGATCGATGCTTGTTAAAAAAGCCGAGTTGATTCCTTTGGAATGTATTGTAAGAGGTTATATTTCTGGTTCAGGGTGGAATGAATATAAAAAAAACGGAACAATTTGCGGAATTAAACTGCCTGAAAATTTAGTTGAATCTGAAAAATTACCCGAACCGATTTTTACTCCTTCGACAAAAGCCGATATTGGTGATCATGATGAAAATATTTCCGAAGAAAAAGCTAAGGAAATTGTTGGCGAAAATGTTTTTAATACTTTGAAAAATATAACATTGGAAATTTATAAAGCCGCGGCAGATTATGCATTTAAGAGAGGAATAATTTTGGCAGATACGAAAATGGAATTTGGGTTTTATAATAATGAAATTATCTTGATTGATGAATTATTAACTCCGGATTCGTCTAGATTTTGGCCTAAGGAATTATATCAAAAAGGCAAAGGTCAAGCTAGTTTTGATAAGCAATATGTACGAGATTATTTAATATCCGTAAATTTTAACAAAAAGCCGCCGGCGCCAAATTTACCTGAAAATGTAATTTTAAATACTTCAAAAAAATATCAAGAAGCATT